The sequence AATAGAATTGGCCATTTTCTCACCAATTTCATCAATGACTTGTAAGTCTTCCTCACCGGCCTTCATAAGGCTGTCTATATCACCGTAATGCTCGGCTAAAATTTTTGCCGCTTTTGCTCCAACATGACGAATTCCTAAACCAAATAACAACCGTTCTAGAGAATTATCTTTAGATGTTTCGATTGCTGTAAGTAAATTTTGAACTGATTTTTCACCCATTCGTTCTAATTGTAATAATTGGTCTCTTTCTAACTTGTAAATATCGGCAACATCATTCACTAAATGATTGTCAAAAAGTTGAGTAATCACCTTTTCTCCTAATCCCTCGATATTCATTGCATTTCGGGATACAAAATGGATTAATCCTTCACGAATTTGTGCAGGACATTTTGGATTAATACAACGTAGTGCCACTTCCTCCTCTAAGCGGATAAGTTCACTACCACAGGCTGGACAATGGGTTGGCATAGAAAAAGGTACTTCTTCACCGGTTCTTTTTTCCACGACACTCTGAACAACTTCCGGGATAATATCCCCTGCTTTTCGTATAATCACATAATCGCCAATACGAATATCTTTTTCCTTAATTAAATCTTCGTTATGTAGGGATGCTCGTTGGACCGTTGTTCCAGCTACTCGTACAGGATCCAGAATTGCAGTTGGAGTAACAACACCTGTACGTCCTACACTTAGTTCAATATTCGTCAACTTTGTCATAACTTCTTCTGCAGGGAATTTATAAGCAATTGCCCAACGTGGACTTTTTACAGTCGTTCCTAATGCTTCTTGCTGATCATAACGGTCAACTTTAATTACAATTCCATCTATTTCATAAGGAAGATGCGGTCTTTTTTCTTTCCATTCTTCAATATATTGGAGAACTTCATCAATCGTTTGGCAAATTCTTCTTTCTTTATTTGTTTTTAAGCCCAGTCGATCTAAATAATCGAGGCCTTCACTATGCCGTTGTAAATGATCAAGATTGTTTTCACCAATCGCATATAGGAATACATCTAAATTTCTCGATGCGGCAACTTTTGGATCGAGCTGTCTTAATGAGCCTGCTGCAGCGTTTCTTGGGTTAGCGAATAAGTCCTCTCCATTTTCCTCTCGCTCTTGATTTAATTTTATAAACGATTTTTTAGGCATGAACACTTCTCCACGGACTTCAATCGTCACCTCTTCATTTAGCTGAAGAGGAATAGAACGGACAGTTCTTAAGTTTGTAGTTATATCCTCACCAACTGTTCCGTCACCACGAGTTGACCCTTGAACAAATTGACCATTTTCATATCGTAATGAAACCGCCAATCCATCAATTTTCAATTCACATACATAGGATGTTTCACCTATAGCTTGTCGTACTCGACGGTCAAAATCACGCAAATCACTTTCATTAAAAGCATTCCCAAGGCTTAACATTGGAATCTCATGCTCTACCTTTTTAAATCCTTCCAATGCCTCTCCACCTACTCGTTGGCTCGGTGAATTCGTTGTCCGCAACTCAGGAAATTGTTCTTCTAACTTGATTAATTCTTGCATTAATTTATCATATTCACTATCAGGGACAGTAGGCTGATCTAACACGTAATACTCATAACCATAACGCGTTAATAATTGACGCAATTCCTCTACTCTCTTTTGGGCATCTTCAAATTGCATTGGCAACCCTCACTTTTGATTAATGATCATGGTTGTTTTCGTATACTTTGTTGTAATTAGCCTAGGCGGGCGCTTTTCCCGGGAAGTCGCCATCTTGCTACAACAACAGTCATTTTTTCTTTATAAACGCCACAACCTTTATTCTTAAAGATAAAAAACTCCTACAACTAGATTTCGTACACCTTTTCATGATAACATTCATCGGGGCTGTCCAGAAAGTCGGGTTTTTGACTTCTGGATGCCCCCTTTTCATGTTTCAAAACCTTGATATATCAACTTCTTAATTATCATATTTTTTGGGATTTCCCTTTTTCGGACGACCCCATTTCTGCTAAATAAAGTGAAGCTATTGTTTTTCAATTGGAGCAAACTTCGCTAATAACCGCTTAATCCCAACTGGATTTGGGAAAGCAATGTCTAGTTCTAGTGAGTCACCTTCACCTTTTACACTCACAACTGTACCAACGCCCCATTTTTTATGACTTGCCTTATCCCCGACCTTCCAACCGAATGACTCTCCTCCAGTTGTTGTTTGGATTGGACGAGTAACTGGGCGATGAACGGGACGTGTTGTGCGACTTTCCTGTGTTGCTGGCTGTTTTCTCTTTTCATTTAAGCCTTCAATTAGTTCATCCGGGATTTCTGCAATAAATCTTGAAGCAGGGTTCATATTTGTCCGACCAAATAATGTACGTAATTGGGCGTTCGTTATATATAATTCTTCTTCTGCTCGTGTTACACCTACATACATGAGTCTTCGTTCTTCTTCCATTTCCCCTTCGTCCATTAAACTCCGGCTATGTGGGAATACCCCCTCTTCTAAACCAATAAGAAAGACGACTGGGAATTCCAGACCTTTTGCAGAATGTAGCGTCATTAAAACAACAGCTTCTTTATTATTTTCTTCTTTATCCATTTGATCAATGTCAGCAACTAGAGCTAAATCCGTTAAAAAGGCGATTAATGTTTTATCTTCACTAGTTTCTTGAAAATTTTTCGTAACAGAAAGGAATTCCTCAATATTCTCTAAACGACTTTCTGCCTCTAACGTCTTTTCCGCCTTTAACATCTCTTTATATTCTGTACGTTTTATCATTTCTTCCGTCAGTTCCATCACAGATAAATATTCTTGCATTTGGTTTAGATCTTTAATTAAATGATAAAACTCAGCACAAGCTTTCGTTGCTTTTGCGGCTAAACCGATGTGTTCTACTTCTCCTAATGCGGAAAACATAGATATATCATGTAGTAGTGCATATTGTGCAATACGATCAAGCGAAGTTGCACCTATTCCCCTTTTTGGTACATTAATGATTCTCGTTAAACTTATATCATCATCTGGATTTGCTACAAGTCGAAGGTATGCTAAAATATCTTTAATTTCTTTTCGATCATAGAATTTTGTACCGCCAACAATTGTATACGGAATATTTGCCTTAACGAACATTTCTTCCATTGCCCGTGATTGGGCGTTCGTACGATATAAAATTGCTATATCACTATATTTCCGTTCAGAATGATCAACGAGTTCTTTAATTTTTCCGGTAACGAATAACGCTTCACCTTGTTCAGAATCAGCACGGTAATAACGTATTTTTTCCCCTTGCATATTTTCCGTCCAAAGATTCTTCGGTTTCCGGTTTGCATTGTTCGCAATGACTTCATTTGCCGCATGTAAAATATTTTTTGTTGAACGATAGTTTTGTTCAAGTAGTATTACTTTAGCATTTGGATAGTCCTTTTCAAAAGAAAGGATGTTCGCAATATCTGCCCCACGCCAACCATAAATGGATTGGTCAGAATCACCAACAACACAAAGATTTTTAAACTTTGCTGCTAGTAAGTTAACAAGTTTGTATTGTGCTTTATTTGTGTCTTGGTATTCGTCTACGTGTATATATTGGAATTTCCTTTGGTAATACTCTAAAACTTCTGGTACGCGGTGAAATAATTGGATTGTCTTCATAATTAAATCATCAAAATCAAGGGAGTGGTTTTTTAATAAACGCTTTTCATATTCCTCAAAAACATCACTTACTATTTTTTCATAATAATTTCCTACGAGCTTCGAATACTCTTTCGCATCAATAAGTTCATTTTTTGCACTGCTAATGGATCCTAGTATTCCTCGTGCATCGAATTTTTTCGGATCAATATTTTTATCTTTTATAATCCCCTTTATAACCGATAGTTGGTCGGCTGTATCTAGAATTGTAAAATTACGATTGATTCCTATTCGATCAATATCCCTTCGTAAAACTCGCACACACATGGAATGAAATGTTGAAATCCATATATCATCTGCCGCTCCACCAAGAATGGCAGCAATCCGTTCCTTCATCTCTCTCGCAGCTTTATTTGTAAACGTGATAGCTAAAATATTATATGGATTTACACCTTTTTCCAGTAGTACATATGCGATTCGATGTGTAAGTACCCTTGTTTTTCCACTTCCCGCACCAGCCATAATGAGGAGTGGACCTTCAGTCGTTTTTACTGCTTGTTGCTGTTCTTTATTTAACCCATCAAGTAGACGATCTTTTAAATATTGCAACTGGATCACCTTTCTTAAAACCGAATATTTGTTCTTATTTTATCGAATATGTAAGTACAATTCAACATTTACGTTAAAACCTTTTGGCAACTTCTACTGTTTTTAACGCTGCTTCTAAATTATCATAAATAATATTTCCAACAACAATAACATCCGCATGCTGTTTCATTTCTTTTGCCTGATCTTGATTAGAAATACCACCGCCATAGAAGAGCGTACTCGTCTCTAACTGTTCTTTCACTCTTTCCACTACGTTTGGATCACCGTACACTCCACTGTACTCCAAATAAAATATGGGAAGATTAAATATTTTTTCCGACATCGTTGCATATGCTTCAATGTCATCAATTGATAGGTCCGTCGTAGCATTCGTCAGTTGTGCTACTTTACTATTTTCATTTAAAATACAGTAACCTTCAACCACCATTTCCTTCCAATCAATATAATGACCAAATTCCTTTATCGCTTGGTGGTGTTTACCGACAATCCAATCTGAGTCCTTACTATTTAAAACAGTAGGGATAAAATATAAGTCAAATCCTGGTGTTATAGCGTCTATACTTGATACTTCTAAGGCGCAAGGTACTGTGTAGCGACGAACCCGCGCCATTAAATTTAATACATTTTCTAACGTAACGCCGTCCGTTCCACCAATCATAATACAATCAGTCCCGGACTCACAAACTTTCTCTAATGCAATATCATCAATTTCTTTATTTGGATCAAGTTTGAATACATGGTGCCATTGTCGAAAATCGTACATATCTTTTTCCTCCACTATTTGTTCCATCCAATTATTATACCATTGCTTTCGATTATAAAAAATACATTAGAAGCATAGAAACCTTTCTATTTCGTAAAAAACTTGGGGAAACGGGCGTCTTGAAGGGTTATAGATAACCGTTTTGATTGAAAGTACGGGGAATTGGTCATCTAGAAGAGTTATAGATAACCGTTTTGGTTAAAAAGTATGGGGAATTGGTCATCTAGAAGGGCTATAGATAACCGTTTTGATATAAAGTCAGGATAAACGGGCGTCTAGTGGGTATGGTCGCACGATAATACCGCAGTTTTGGTGAAATCTGCTTTTAAAGCTTCTCTATGAATCAGAAATCCTGGGTATTATGCAAAATCCTCAAGTTTTCGCGAAATCAGGTTCATAGAACACTTCTATGAACCCAAAATTCTCAAGTTTTCGCAAAATCCGGCTCATAGAACTTCTCTATGAACCCAAAATTCTCAAGTTTTCGCGAAATCGGGATCATAGAACTTCTCTATGAACCCAAAATCCTCAAGTTTTCGCAAAATCCGGCTCATAGAACACTTCTATGAACCTAAAATTCTCAAGTTTTCGTGAAATCGGGATCATAGAACACTTCTATGAACCTAAAATCCTCAAGTTTTCGCAAAATCAGGTTCATAGAACACTTCTATGAACCCAAAATCCTCAAGTTTTCGCAAAATCCGGCTCATAGAACACTTCTATGAACCCAAAATCCTCAAGTTTTCGCGAAATCAGGCTCATAGAACACTTCTATGAACCCAAAATCCTCAAGTTTTCGCGAAATCGGAGGTATCGAACCTTACTATGAACCCAAATTAAACCGAACTGCACAAAACCGGCTTATAAAGTAAATTCGAACGTCCGATTCTTTAGTCATTGAGCAGATACTTGAGTACACCAAAGAAAATTTTTTTGGCTGCAAGGTAATGTTTCTGACGTCTTCTTGTGCACCGAGTATAGGAATGTAGAAATGAAAAAATTTATACTTTACTTTCATGGCAACTAAAAAAAGCTAAGCAGATCACTTAGCTTTCTTCGGTATTTTCATCTTCTATATTTGTCTCCGATTGTTTGTCCTCAATTCGTTCAAGTACCATTTTATAAGCATCATTACCGTAGTTTAAACAGCGCTTTACCCTTGATATGGTTGCTGTTGAAGCACCTGTTTCCTTTTCAATTTCATGGTATTTACTTCCTTCTTCTAAAAGTCTAGCTACTTCTAAACGTTGTGATAACGATTGAATTTCGTTTATTGTACAGAGGTCATCAAAAAATCGATAGCATTCTTCTTTATCTTGTAATGAAAGGATAGCATCAAATAATCGATCTAATTCCTTCCCTCTTAATTTGTCTATTTGCACGTTGAAATTGCCTCCTCAAAAATACCTACTTAATAATATTATTGATTAAATCAAACGAAAAATATCTTCTTTTATAATTGTACGGTTTCATCTAAGTTTGGTACAATGTTAACCCATGTTTTCCCTGGTACGAGCGGAGCTTCTTTACCATTTATATATGGGACAATTTCACCATTTTCATTTTCCCAAGTGACACTTTTCATTTTCCCATTTTGCAATAAATAGCCTCTTCCACCAGAGTGAATATCAATATTTAACCTACCATAGGTATCAATTTTTGTGTGATTCATTTCAACAATGATTATATTGTTCAAAAGGACTGGTTCATCTGTGTCATAATCACTTGTTTGAACATCGCCCGAAAATCTCTTATATGCTTTCATCGTTTCGTCATATTCATAACGAACTTCAAAATTTTTCGTAGAGTAAGAAATGGTTACTGTACTTTGTTCCTCACCATCCGTATCCTCTCCGTCTTTCAAAAATGCAAAAGAAGCCGGTGGTCCAATTAGTGAATATTGGTTTTCTTCAATCCCCTCTTCCATATGGTCAAGGGAAATATACGAATTATGAGGTGCTTTCCGAAATGAAACACGATTGAATAATGTACCATCATAAAATAAACCGTTTAGAGCATCGATATACCCATTCGTAATCATTTCTTTCGCTTCCGGACTCCATCCATGACAAATATAAATTGCATCTAATCCTTTTGCCAGCTCAATATAATAAGGTCGGGCACTACGAATAGGGCCTACAATATCTGGATATTCACTTTGAAAAACTGCAAGAAACCGTGTAACACCACCCTCTGCTAAAGCCTCGTAAACAATATCTGCTTTTGTCAAACCAGATTGTGGCCTAGCAGCAGGATGGTTATTCATCATTACACTAATTGCTCGATGATTCGGTTTTTCCTTTGTTGTTAATCCTGTAAGTGGAAAAGTATATAGTTTTGCTTGTTTTGTTTGATTTTCACTAGGTTTCTCTTTTTCTGTTTTTGTGTCCTTACTACAACCAATTAGTAAAAATAATATTGCGATAATAGGTATCCATTTTGCAAATTTTTTCACGAAGCTTTATCCCCCAGTATGTTACGTTGATTATGTCCTTCTCCTTCATTATTTTAACGCATTATAGTGGGAAACAAAACCTTTTTTTGCATAACATCAAAAACTCCTTTTGGTGTTAAACGAATATATGGTAAATGTGTTGACGTAAAGAAAAGTAATGTATATACGGGATCATTAAAAGGATACCCACGGCTAATTAATATATCTTTAAGTTTTTTATCTGCCATCATTAACTGTTCAAAAGTCAAGCTACTTGAGATACCTAAATACGGTAAGGACAACTCGTAAATAATTTCCCCATGATCAACAATAACTAAACCTCCACCAATTTCTTTCATCCGTCGAAACGCTTGTAGCATATCATTTTTATTTTTTCCTATTAAAAGGATATCTTCTGTATAAGTAAATGTAGACACGAGACCACCTAAATTATTGGCAAAACCTTTTAACAATGTATTCGTTCGCTTTGTTCCTTTCGTATCAATTGCCATAAAGAAACATTCATCTTCTAGTGTATCAATTTGGTCACGATCGGCATCAATTGTAATGGAATAAGGCTTTGTTATAACAGAACTCTCCAACTGAATCCCAAACGGCATTGAAAACTGTAAATCAGCTTTTGACAAATCCCAATCTATTGATAGAGGCTGAAAACCATAATCCTGAAGTTTTATTTGATTTTCCGGTCCTACCCATATGTTATCTTTTAAAATCCATTGTCCATTTGCAAGAACAGAAACAGGTGTTGGATTTTCTATCTTTTCAATAAAATTAATATGGGCAACTCTACCTGTAGCAATAAGGCCGTGTAGATCGTCCAACTGATAGTATTTTGCTGGATTATACGTTGCCATTAAATACGCATCAATTGGTGGTACACCTTTTTCAATAGCAATCTTAATTAATCGGTCCATTACCCCATCTTCGTAAAAGTGTGGTGGAGAGCCATCTGTTGTCATCATCAAGTGATCATATTGTGTTATTTGAAGTTCTTTCATCTGCTCTAAAATTTTTGGCAAATCAGGACGGATTGATGAATGTCTCAAAGTTACCATATATCCTTGTAATAAGCGCCGTTTTACTTCTTTACCAGAAATTGCCTCATGATCGGAATCAGCACCTAGGAGTTTTAGTTTTGCTAAAGTCTTTTCTGACGCACCTGGGAAGTGTCCTTCCACTTTTTTATTCATTCGCTTTGTTTCTTGAATCCAATGAAGTTTTAAATCATCACCTTCGAGCAATTTTGGCCAACCGGTTAGCTCACCGCCTTGAACAACTAACTCATGATTAATCCACGACTTGACCGAAGCATTGGAAAATAAAGTTTCCTCATCAATCAGTTCGGATTGACTATCAAAACGGCTCCACCAATATAGTGTTTGTGGTAGTGATTTTAAATCCTCAATAAAAGAAAACGCTTTCTTTTTACTCAATTGTAAAATAAGCTG comes from Bacillus andreraoultii and encodes:
- the ligA gene encoding NAD-dependent DNA ligase LigA, with translation MQFEDAQKRVEELRQLLTRYGYEYYVLDQPTVPDSEYDKLMQELIKLEEQFPELRTTNSPSQRVGGEALEGFKKVEHEIPMLSLGNAFNESDLRDFDRRVRQAIGETSYVCELKIDGLAVSLRYENGQFVQGSTRGDGTVGEDITTNLRTVRSIPLQLNEEVTIEVRGEVFMPKKSFIKLNQEREENGEDLFANPRNAAAGSLRQLDPKVAASRNLDVFLYAIGENNLDHLQRHSEGLDYLDRLGLKTNKERRICQTIDEVLQYIEEWKEKRPHLPYEIDGIVIKVDRYDQQEALGTTVKSPRWAIAYKFPAEEVMTKLTNIELSVGRTGVVTPTAILDPVRVAGTTVQRASLHNEDLIKEKDIRIGDYVIIRKAGDIIPEVVQSVVEKRTGEEVPFSMPTHCPACGSELIRLEEEVALRCINPKCPAQIREGLIHFVSRNAMNIEGLGEKVITQLFDNHLVNDVADIYKLERDQLLQLERMGEKSVQNLLTAIETSKDNSLERLLFGLGIRHVGAKAAKILAEHYGDIDSLMKAGEEDLQVIDEIGEKMANSIVTYFQAPEVEELITELKDLGVNVTYKGPHIKNAVNVKSPVAGKTIVLTGKLEVLSRNKAKEKLELLGAKVTGSVSKKTDIVIAGSEAGSKLTKAQDLGIEIWNEEQLQALFNQ
- the pcrA gene encoding DNA helicase PcrA translates to MQYLKDRLLDGLNKEQQQAVKTTEGPLLIMAGAGSGKTRVLTHRIAYVLLEKGVNPYNILAITFTNKAAREMKERIAAILGGAADDIWISTFHSMCVRVLRRDIDRIGINRNFTILDTADQLSVIKGIIKDKNIDPKKFDARGILGSISSAKNELIDAKEYSKLVGNYYEKIVSDVFEEYEKRLLKNHSLDFDDLIMKTIQLFHRVPEVLEYYQRKFQYIHVDEYQDTNKAQYKLVNLLAAKFKNLCVVGDSDQSIYGWRGADIANILSFEKDYPNAKVILLEQNYRSTKNILHAANEVIANNANRKPKNLWTENMQGEKIRYYRADSEQGEALFVTGKIKELVDHSERKYSDIAILYRTNAQSRAMEEMFVKANIPYTIVGGTKFYDRKEIKDILAYLRLVANPDDDISLTRIINVPKRGIGATSLDRIAQYALLHDISMFSALGEVEHIGLAAKATKACAEFYHLIKDLNQMQEYLSVMELTEEMIKRTEYKEMLKAEKTLEAESRLENIEEFLSVTKNFQETSEDKTLIAFLTDLALVADIDQMDKEENNKEAVVLMTLHSAKGLEFPVVFLIGLEEGVFPHSRSLMDEGEMEEERRLMYVGVTRAEEELYITNAQLRTLFGRTNMNPASRFIAEIPDELIEGLNEKRKQPATQESRTTRPVHRPVTRPIQTTTGGESFGWKVGDKASHKKWGVGTVVSVKGEGDSLELDIAFPNPVGIKRLLAKFAPIEKQ
- the pcrB gene encoding heptaprenylglyceryl phosphate synthase gives rise to the protein MYDFRQWHHVFKLDPNKEIDDIALEKVCESGTDCIMIGGTDGVTLENVLNLMARVRRYTVPCALEVSSIDAITPGFDLYFIPTVLNSKDSDWIVGKHHQAIKEFGHYIDWKEMVVEGYCILNENSKVAQLTNATTDLSIDDIEAYATMSEKIFNLPIFYLEYSGVYGDPNVVERVKEQLETSTLFYGGGISNQDQAKEMKQHADVIVVGNIIYDNLEAALKTVEVAKRF
- a CDS encoding YerC/YecD family TrpR-related protein, whose product is MQIDKLRGKELDRLFDAILSLQDKEECYRFFDDLCTINEIQSLSQRLEVARLLEEGSKYHEIEKETGASTATISRVKRCLNYGNDAYKMVLERIEDKQSETNIEDENTEES
- a CDS encoding DUF3048 domain-containing protein; translation: MKKFAKWIPIIAILFLLIGCSKDTKTEKEKPSENQTKQAKLYTFPLTGLTTKEKPNHRAISVMMNNHPAARPQSGLTKADIVYEALAEGGVTRFLAVFQSEYPDIVGPIRSARPYYIELAKGLDAIYICHGWSPEAKEMITNGYIDALNGLFYDGTLFNRVSFRKAPHNSYISLDHMEEGIEENQYSLIGPPASFAFLKDGEDTDGEEQSTVTISYSTKNFEVRYEYDETMKAYKRFSGDVQTSDYDTDEPVLLNNIIIVEMNHTKIDTYGRLNIDIHSGGRGYLLQNGKMKSVTWENENGEIVPYINGKEAPLVPGKTWVNIVPNLDETVQL
- a CDS encoding adenine deaminase C-terminal domain-containing protein, which translates into the protein MIDSKYRWRNRELREHVEVIDGKRSPSIVLYNATYLHGILKQWLKGNIWIYQDRIVYVGDKKPDFIDEKCEQIDCKNLLLVPGYIEPHVHPFQLYNPLNFAQYASKFGTTVLINDNLQLILQLSKKKAFSFIEDLKSLPQTLYWWSRFDSQSELIDEETLFSNASVKSWINHELVVQGGELTGWPKLLEGDDLKLHWIQETKRMNKKVEGHFPGASEKTLAKLKLLGADSDHEAISGKEVKRRLLQGYMVTLRHSSIRPDLPKILEQMKELQITQYDHLMMTTDGSPPHFYEDGVMDRLIKIAIEKGVPPIDAYLMATYNPAKYYQLDDLHGLIATGRVAHINFIEKIENPTPVSVLANGQWILKDNIWVGPENQIKLQDYGFQPLSIDWDLSKADLQFSMPFGIQLESSVITKPYSITIDADRDQIDTLEDECFFMAIDTKGTKRTNTLLKGFANNLGGLVSTFTYTEDILLIGKNKNDMLQAFRRMKEIGGGLVIVDHGEIIYELSLPYLGISSSLTFEQLMMADKKLKDILISRGYPFNDPVYTLLFFTSTHLPYIRLTPKGVFDVMQKKVLFPTIMR